The Helicoverpa zea isolate HzStark_Cry1AcR chromosome 2, ilHelZeax1.1, whole genome shotgun sequence DNA window TTCAGTGTCACCATATGGCTGagaaagctgaagagtttattgaAGCCTGGTGGGCCCAGGACCCAGATGAATCTACTGACTTATACAACTACATTTGTATAGATAAAATGCAAGTATGCTGCCCTAAACACCATTTTGGTAAAGACTGCACACCATGCCCTGGTGATCATGAGAAGCTTTGTAGCGGGAATGGCAAATGCAGAGGTGATGGGACTAGGAAGGGGAATGGTACATGCTTATGTGACCCAGGGTACACAGGTGGGGAGTGTGATCACTGTATGACTGGTTATTACTTGTCTTACAAGGATGATAGCAAAATGCTGTGTTCTCCATGCCACGTGTCATGCATGGGTGGTTGTAGAGCCGGTTCACAAAAAGACTGCGTGGCTTGCAAGGCAGGCTTTGCCTTTGACTCGGATGAGGGCTGTTTAGACATCAATGAATGTGatgatgtaaataaatgtactaAAAATCAGTTTTGTATGAACTCCATTGGGTCGTTCACTTGTATGGCCTGTGATAAGTCTTGTGATACATGTCATGGAGATGGGCCGGATATGTGCAGGAAATGTGCCAAAGGATACTCGAAGAAGGGAGAGTTTTGTATAGCTGATAGGGAAGATGAGGACCAATCAGAGAAGCTCACTACTACAAGgtaattatttaatatcaattttatatcTTTTGATATTTGCAGGGTTATCCAGAATATTAATGAtacaaattacttaaaaaaagtattgtcTTAGTTATGGCTGAAGGAAGCTGATTGCTCTCTTGTATAATATTCCTTGATTAAAGACTGGTCCTTTGAAGGCTAACGGGCCTGAAGACCTTTCAGCCCCTTTTAAcatgaataattttgttttcagaataattcgcagcattttttttttagtttgtgttATGTTAAACTTTTGATAACATTTTTTACAGAAACGAGGAGTTATAGGGATACCATTAATTGGTCAATATTTTGAGTaggtaaagttttttgttttactggTGGCGGGTTCCATATGTATTATTCCATATTATGTGTACTTAAATAATTAGATTATACATTGCAAAAAACATTATACTATTCATTTTAGAAAATATGATTGGGTGAAgtataacaaaacaattttgtattaCTAACACATTGAAACccaattatattttgtactgCAGTACTAATATGGTTTATTTATGGTTTATTtatggtttattttattgtattcataTAATTAATATCATAGAAGTCATAAATTATTGTTGATTCACTGTTATTCAGTATTATGCTGCAtaccatttattttatgtaattttcatcatatatcgtattttgtattattataattttggggtcaattaggtacataataaagccttgctaataaataacattttctccTAGGTACATGACATATGTGGGGTTgctgatcgctaccggtatacTGCTACCCAGATCCACCTCTCTCGGTAGCCTCGTAGGAGCCATGGTCCTGTCCTACATCCTCGGAGCCGAGTATTACTGTATGATCAACGGTCATACCGGTTTAGTTGACCTGAAGAACTTCGATCTGGCCCAGTTGTTTCATACTTAGTAAGATTTTAGCCTAATTTTCAAATTCCCTGGCTTTTTTAGGTACTTTAAGATTCAGTGAAGTGCGGTCTGTATCTGCCAGGTTTTAGACATAAGTAGGTAAtcaagaaattaatttatttgtaagtttttatCAGTCATGGATTAAGATTGCAgtctaataattttaaatggtgttgttccataatgtttttgtgatatttttgttttatgtcaGAGACTaggttcggccattcagagaatgcgttcctgacacgtcgcgattgaactgacgacgtaactacattcattgattattgatataataatgttgttttaatgctcctcaattgttaaaacggtaaacaaccagcaaaaatatttttatcgtaactgcaacgccattgcaaagttacgtcgtcagttcaatcgcgacgtgtcaggaacgcattctctgaatggccgaactatagtaagttttttattaatttttcaaaagtgGTAAACGTGATTTTATGACGTGACATTTTTTTAGGCATTTAtcaaattttaaattgtatttaatttattacatgtAAATCACTAATTCTACCTCTTGTTGTACGAAAGGGaaccgttttgtatttataattatcataattCGATTTGATTAAATTCCATCCATTTTGAGAGATTAAtttctatatttaattaatttaaatctgtgttgtttttattaattttcggTACACAGTGTAATGAACTGATTGCTCATAATAATTAAAGAGTAAGccacaaaatattgtttgtaagtACATACCTCCTTTGTTGTGATAGTTAACTATGGGAATCGGGAGTATGTGAAGATCAATTGCCATTTAGACTTAAGGTTCTTGTACACAGTTTAAGATACCATTGAGATTAAATAGGTGCAAAATGCACCATTTGTACATTCAGAAACTAAGCACCCAAGTTTGCTTTTTTTGGAGGACCAAAGAGTTTTCATAGTACAACAGCTACTAAGTTTAATGAGGCGTGAAATTGTGCAAGCCAGCATTCGCCACGTCCCGTTCAAAATGCCATAGACAGCGGATAGAGGCCCATTGTGTACAAGAGCCTTAGCCATGGTGTAAACAAATTAACAGTACAGTATTGAATGAACGTGAACGCAGCCATCAACTCCTTTACttgtgcaaataaaaataaatcgttttacATTGTccatgtttgttttctttgctATATAACTTACTAGGCGTTTTCCAGAGGTtttacccgtgtcccgtgggaactactgcccgtgccgggataaaatatagcctatgttacttgggaagagtgtaactttccaacagtggtAGAATGTTTCAAATCAGTTCGGTATTTTCGGAAGTTTTGcggtacaaacaaaccaaaaaaatgtttcctctttatttactatagatgacgtcatcaaccagtaaaagtaattatttgaaATACTCCAAACGGTAGTTAACAGGAAATATCTTAACAAGATAATAGTTGCACAGTGATGGGTGAAGATCGCGAGGTCGTTGCTCTCATCTTCAAAATGTTTACTGGTTTGCTAATGATCTAATCAGACTAATGAACTATGGATACTGGGATTGAGTAGCTGTGTTACGTTAAAACATAACAGCTTACTTAACGAATAGATCAGTAGATGATATTCgaaacaagtttatttttttactcaaaaCGAGGCGCCCACACCTTAGAAGTGGAGCCAGGAAGTCAAATCTTAATTATTGTTGGGTTACCATCAGTCTTTTGATGGTAGGTAGGTATCGTACCTGCGCTatgtaaatagttatttattctttctagttttaattaggtactttttaactTAACTCTAGGTAAACCTGGAAGCtcccatttatttattgttaagtaatTATACATATGTTTGATCTCTTATCGATCCAATATCTTCTAAGTGCTTTTATAGGCTCAAGTTATAAAACTTATTCTTACCAATAATACATAACAATACGTAATGTTTGTCAGTTTCGGCGCTAGTGTCACGCCAAGACATTTACATACACCTAGTCACGGCTGTCAATACACGATTATTTACGGCGACCGTGACACGATTTTTATGTTCGAACACCCGACGCGTCAAGTTTGTGTTGTTGAGTCATAAGAGTTCAGCGAAAACATAAGTTTGcataattggacgtagttatgcagaaacgttccaacccactgtacgcgtaaatgcttacatctcaaattaaacttgaatttgagatataagcatttacgcgtttcagttgtattcttttttattctaactagtaaaggtactagaggttttattgttgaattatattgagtttagataaccatatgctaatttttaggctgttcaatcacaataactcgatttcgggtgacttgtgggttggaacgtttctgcataactacgtccaattattATGTAACTAGCTGTAACTGTAAGGTTTTTATGACGAACTGACTGGAACCGTCTTAGGTGTTGGGTTTGTATCAATTTTACCATAATTGGAATAGAGTAGGCAGGAAATAGTTACAGTAATTTCGCACGTAACTCGCTGGCAGATATCCGTGAAATACCATTTTGTAGTTTTGAGAAACAGTCCTAGGTTAAGAGAATTTTGTCTCATTTTCTACCGAAGGATGGTAGAAAATGAACCCTTCATCGTTATTCTTGTTTGGCAAATGCattgaagaaagaaaaaaaggtACCAAAAAGGTTGAACGAAATGGGCTAAAAATAGAGTTCTAAGCCCGCTTGGCGCTTTTGTCTTAACTAATTTAAGCCGTCAATCACTACCCACATCGGTTATGTAAACCTAAGTACCAGCTATTAGTCGTGTGCTTCGTTGAAAGTGGAACTGATATGACaatgaataggtacctactggtaAAGTGCCAAGTTATAGGACCttcttaaccgtcaaatccgtagcggaccccaatcggggtctgaacatcaatgtcaccgtaagctcggtttagaccccaattggggtctgcgaatcagtcatacactttcctaattatttacgctcatatttattttctttccaatcaaaccacatttgtgagtactaaataaaataactaaataaatttaaattattattacgcattcaaacctttcatatttagcatcccgttagaaatatacctttttaaaatccaatcgtaattatcgggaattctgatcgaactcgccatgtttgtttacattagttgtttttttaaatttgaagacgcatagacaagatggcgacggtgatagaagttttgcatcgaatgatccgattcgttaaaataaagaatcgatttaataattttatattatttgatattataatattactaaattgcacttttgtatacttaccataatctgaaaataaattaggaaaagtaaaatgacttaatttattttgaaaaaaatgctagaaaatcagtggtagaaaatacgttgtagccggaataaaaaaaatcttcggtttttagggtttctgaagacggcaaatgaagccttattcttcgggtgttttatgtgcaggattcctgtagatctgccaaacttaatggcgattcgttacttccaactttttaactgagcggcaaagctatttgacgagagccgtagttaggtgtagttatcgcaaaattttatgacgattttattgtttgaaggggcaaatagttcgctgttcatcgaaagctggtccaagatggaaagatggccgccgccgacttatttttaaccgacttcccaaaaagcggaggttctcaattcgacctttttttttgtatgtttgttacgcgattactcagccatttatttatcgattttgatgattctttttttgtttgatagcgtgtacttccgaggtggtcccattatcattaggtcaggatctgatgatggaaccttgagaaatcgagggcgactttcgaaagttgcagaaatacataggttgaaatcttatcactcaggtgtttgcctggtagcactattcaacagtgaaggctttgagctgacctgatgatggagaccagtgaaggtcgagggaactcgacaactgaatatttaaactttctcgtgtttgtgcttatattattcgtatttacgaggcctctgcaacagtgaaggagatggagacgagagaagtacggttgtcgagttcccttgaccttctctggtctccatcatcaggtcagctccaaacctttactgtctcatagtgttatcagatatacatctgagtgtcaagttataaccttatctatgcttacaattttcgagagctgccctcgatttctcaaggtttccatcatcagatcctggacctaataacaaatatggggaatataccctttcgaccaaaaacaaacatccaaattgagaaccacctcctttttgggattcggttaaaaatatttggtgactttaaaatcaatcaattattatgtctctaaccgaccacgggactacagagtcccggatttttggaaggcgaacgtggggccgaagccaacacgctgaagcccttttgagacaactttaatgaaatggtgacacaaaaccgacgattatccctgtatacactatagaaatgtacccaaggacaatgcccggttctgtgctaaactattgctaactatggatgaaaactacttgagctattgtgatgggatgctagtggactaggaatggggaaactacgggaactatggcacctgccgataacaatgtaataaatacacgtaaaaatggcaggtggagactcgccaactcacttactgggcccccgggaatcagtcgctaaatcccaacaagagggcaacaggtacatgagcggctgaagggtgaggatacctcggcggactttaaacgcagatcacgcgctccctgtgggtccagcatcaccggcccactcgccacttaccacgaggcacctaccctccgagcgggctgctaaccctactctagcgactccactctgaccggccggtgaaggcaagccaagaggcgggagacctctcccccgtcatgcttcactccggcaagccggagatgggggacagtatactctccctggagcactcggatatatagccccgcggggtcgctactccccgtcatccgcctcagatgccctgcggggcaaatcaatcaattattattattgtttctcatcatcaaataagtacatacctttggtagttacaaattgcattatatttcagaacacccgcataccctccgccgaaacaaaaatgttagaattgttgagaaataatataagaataaattaaaattccgtaataggtaataaaaattcaattaaagttaaaaattattacgaatgacgcaacaccaaaataaataatacatataaaaatttaatgctaaaaacttaaatatcttttttcttaacaacaaaaacaaattgaacctataatttaaaattaataaataaaattgaaataagttgctattaaaaaataggtatatataaaattggtattcgattatttataataaatttccgatttaggtatcgaatgcacaccgctgattgaaaaaaaaaaaatactccattccaaactctacttgtctgtgacttgactgatcttgtaaattgttcatttttattgtgtattttatgtgctgattttttagttattgaacataaataagtgcacgaaatgtattgcaacggattgaaaatgttataaatatgacgtttgtgttctgtttgagaaagtgatgcgattacttattggtaagttttcaccaaatttgaaatgcctaacttttcgatagacttaa harbors:
- the LOC124636843 gene encoding cysteine-rich with EGF-like domain protein 2 isoform X1 produces the protein MGSSGKSIFNTLIALVILPLACCNVQPPIVNPGILSQAKSLGECQACKLFVDSFKKGLERTARGKYEGGDAAWEEEKLKLSYKRSEMRLIDIQEGICKEGKHSVQCHHMAEKAEEFIEAWWAQDPDESTDLYNYICIDKMQVCCPKHHFGKDCTPCPGDHEKLCSGNGKCRGDGTRKGNGTCLCDPGYTGGECDHCMTGYYLSYKDDSKMLCSPCHVSCMGGCRAGSQKDCVACKAGFAFDSDEGCLDINECDDVNKCTKNQFCMNSIGSFTCMACDKSCDTCHGDGPDMCRKCAKGYSKKGEFCIADREDEDQSEKLTTTRYMTYVGLLIATGILLPRSTSLGSLVGAMVLSYILGAEYYCMINGHTGLVDLKNFDLAQLFHT
- the LOC124636843 gene encoding cysteine-rich with EGF-like domain protein 2 isoform X2, coding for MGSSGKSIFNTLIALVILPLACCNVQPPIVNPGILSQAKSLGECQACKLFVDSFKKGLERTARGKYEGGDAAWEEEKLKLSYKRSEMRLIDIQEGICKEGKHSVQCHHMAEKAEEFIEAWWAQDPDESTDLYNYICIDKMQVCCPKHHFGKDCTPCPGDHEKLCSGNGKCRGDGTRKGNGTCLCDPGYTGGECDHCMTGYYLSYKDDSKMLCSPCHVSCMGGCRAGSQKDCVACKAGFAFDSDEGCLDINECDDVNKCTKNQFCMNSIGSFTCMACDKSCDTCHGDGPDMCRKCAKGYSKKGEFCIADREDEDQSEKLTTTRNEEL